CCTTCCTGCGTGCTCTCTTCTAGTGCACGTGAGAAGCACTCTTTTTATAAGAAATTCAAGTGATTTTGAAGTCTCTTGATTTCATCCTAGCATGAGCTCAAGGTCAgctgagcaggggctggcacacaGCCGTGTGAACCGCCACCAGccaccctgctgctgctgcccccggAGCCCTGCTTCCCACCTGGGGCTTCGACCCTGACGTGTCACCCCGCTGAGGGGACAGCCTCCCTGTGGAAGCGCCCACTTGCCTGATGGGAGTTTTTGCTTGGCAAGAAATCTCAGTGGAGGAGGCAGAATATGAGTTTtgcttttttgaagaaaaaagtatttaattCATACCTGAGATGGGGCAGGAAAAACAACTGCATATTTGGAATCATCGGAAAAcatcgtgtgtgtttgtgtgtgtgtgtgtgtgtgttgggggtggtggTGTTTGTGATGGGTAAGCCTGGGCAGGAGACCAAGCAGACATGGCTCCTACCCTACACTCCGCTGTCCAGGATGGCCTTTGTCCAACCCCCAGAAGTGACAGCAAGCGCTGTCGGGGATGTGGCGTAGCAGCCTGTGTCTTCTGTCTTCAGCATGGCTTTGAACCAAGGTTCCTCAAGGCAAGAATTAAAACGGGAAACAATGCAAGGAGGAGGGGTGTCTAGGCAACCAAGTCTTCcctggaagagaagaggaaggcgTGAGAAGCGAGTAACAGGTTTATTTGCATATACACAGGGAAGAAGGAGTTCTGCCGGCTGGCAGGGCGGGGCTGGTGAGGAGTAAGGCCTCGGCAGAGGAAGGCACCTTGCAGACGGACAAGAGATGCCCGGCTTGTTTAGCTGAGCTCAGCGGCAAACTTCAGCTGCCCCGAGCTGATGACTCAGGGAACTCCTGTATCTGCCGTCCTTGAGAATCACTCACAAAACCGTGTGGAAGACAAAGCGGAGAGGAACGGTTCCCCGGATCCGGGCTTGCCACAGAACATTTATGCACAGGATGCAGGGCGAAACAGAGGTGCTCCCACATCCTGGGAGCTCTTACTCTGCGCGGTGCCATCTGCACTGTGGGTGAAAACACTCAACGTGGTAGAGTCTGGAGATGAACTACACCCAGCCTACTAGAAGGAGCCTGGGGGTGGAGCCTGCCAGGCTCCGAGGACCACAGCCGCAGGCACAAGGTCTCTGGAATCACAGGTGGCTGGTGACAGAAACACGCATTCCTCAGCCGGTCCCTGGGGGTCCTGCGGGGCCTCCCTCCTGGTGAGCTGACCCCGGGCTGCTAAGGGAGTCTCTCCTAACCATGGAAGGTGTTCTCGCTGAAAGGGACCTCTCTTGGCTTCTGAAGCTAGCCACTGAACTCGAGTTCTGCACTTGGGAACTGTAACCGGACAGCTCCTTCTCCAGGGAGCTTTACTCCTTTGCTCCAGGAGGAGGTAAGGATGGTCCTTAGCACAGTCAGAAGAGGCTACCTGATGggatttaaaggaaataaaacagggGCTAGGTGTACTGACTGCGGAGGGGAAGAGAAACACACAGTGAGTGATTATAACTTTTCTTGTGTATAAAGGGTTAAAAATTCCAATTTAATACATCTTGGAAAAGCAAATGTAAAATGACTTGGGCTTATAAAACCAGAATTTACAATTATCTGTGAATAGTCAAAGACAAATCATAGAACCATCTTCATTACAAATCCAAAAGTAATTCTACCGTTGGTTACAGAATCACTTTCCCGTTCCCTGGGAGGAGTTCACTGTTAGTTGTCCACACCCTCACTGCTATCACACTCTGCCGCCTTCTCCTCAAACAGCATTGTCACACCCCAGCCGCAGCACACATACCAGGCACATCTTCCCTTCTGTAAAGCTGAGCAAGATGTCTCCTGTCTCCTTGTGGCTTCCACAGACCACCTTCGTTGTGTAAGTAACCCCTCGCCCAGCGCCTGATTTCCTCCAAATCTCCAGCCTCGACAGGCTGCCCGCCTAGGTCCCAGTCCCGCCAGGGCTGAGCCTTACCTAAAAGGCAGGCTGGGCCACTGGGGACACCACAGCCTCGCACCAGGATCTCCCTATGCCAATCCCAGCTACACTCATGGATATCTGGCATCTTTGTGCTCAAGAAGTTGCCCtgttcttctttccctctccGTCATTTTGCACCAGGGTTTCACCCTTTCAGACATCTATGCTGACAAGCTATCTGGTCATTCCTAGGTCTTCTTATCTTGCACAACCCTTCACTGGCAACTGACTACAACCACCACCGCAATGCTGCGTCTCTTGGCTTCTCCCCCTCTTCACCTTTATCTGCCTCCATCAAATGGTCTcttctggaagccaggagtctcaaGCCAGAGACTCCTCTCCTCATCCCCTCTGCCTCCTAACAGACCAGCTCGGTAAGAGCCTCTTGTTACTTAGCGATGCTGACTGCCCAGCAACATCCAGCCAGGATACCGCCGCCTCTCGTCCCCGCTAGCCCGAGGGAAGACGCCAGTCCCAACAGCTCTGACCAATGGTGCTGGGTTGAATGAAATGGATACAGTAGCACATGCTGTCTTCACTACACTCTTCATAACACCCACTGCAGTGTCTCAGCACAAAAGCTCTTGAGAgctgtctttccccctcttccAATAAGCCTAGACTCCATCACACGGAGCCAAGGAagcacctgctggcctcctgAGAGCCTCTTAGCAACTAGCACCTAACTGGTTAAAGCGTGTTATCCACAACTAGTCCTATTTGATGCCCTCCATACAGTACATGCTGCAGCATGGCTCAATTTTGTGCAGCGAACCTGACCAGGGATCTTTACTTTCTTGAATCTGACCTTAAGCGCTAACCTCTCATCAGCATTAAACATGCTGTTTGTAGTGTGTCCGCATTAAATGCTCAATGGAGATGTGTTACTTAGAGAAAACACGGAAGTCTTCCTTAACAAAGGAGCCATGCCTTTCTCTCCAACACAGCCCATGGGCTGCGGGCCAGGTCTCCTCGCCTCTCCTCTCCATCCTTTGCACATCCTTCCACAACTCCCTGGCAGCACAGCTGGCCTTCACAGGCACTCACTGTGCTAAGACAGAACACCTGCGGCACGTCAACAGCGTGGAATGGCAAAAACTGCAGACCCGCAGGTCCCTCTCGGAGGACGCCTAAAGGAAGGTCTCACGGGGCACTGAGCTCACACGTGCCAGCGCGCACACGCACAGGAACAGGTCCATCCACCTGCACAGGTACACTATGTGCAAATCTCACTAGGAAGGAGTCACCTGGGTTTCCCGCCCCCCTCTGCCTTTTTTAACAAAGCACAAGCCAGTGGCCAGCTAGACACTCAGACCCAGTGTAGAATGTTGAAGAGAAGGGAGCAGCATCAGACACAAAATTTCAGGCCCTGGTTTTATGTGCCTTTaatacttttttcctttcctctgtgttcactaaacaagaatttttttttaataaggctactttttgtagctttttgttttccctttgtatttatcatgtttttaatttcttctctgaggaGGAATTCTCTGAATCTGCATCTTCCAACTCCACTCGGTGCCTTTTCAGGCCACTGTGGCCGTGAACAGCCCTGCCGCTGTCTGTGGCTGCGGGGTCAGTGGGGTCCTCTCTCGTTCCAGCACTGGGGGTCTCGCAGGCCATTTCAGACCCGCAACAATCTTTGTGTACGAGTGTCCCTGCCAGGGACGAGTTATCATGGTCAGCGTCTGAATGTCCTGGGGAAGAGCAGGTCACCGCCTCCAGCTCCCCAGAGTTCTGCCCATTgttgtgggggtgaggggggcgGGGGTGCAAGCGTCCATTGTTGTGGTTGGCACAGATGGTGTCGAGACCCCTCTCCTCACTGTCATCAGACTGGGTCCTGGGACAGCCGCCAGACCCACTGTTGAGAGTGGAGCCAGATGCCTTGGGGACAGGAGGAGAGGGCGGCTCCTCGGCCCGGCTGCTCAGGGCCTTGCTAAGGGCCTTTCCGTTGAGCTTCTTGGTTTCAAAAGAATGTTCTAGAGAACCAGCGCTGCTAGCGTCCTGCGAGGCGCCCTCCTGCGCATCTGCACACGGGCGGTTGCCATGCTCCTGGCCTGGGCCACTGCTGGGATTTCTCGAAGTCCCTTCTTTATAGGCGTCCCTGCTGCAGCCTTCAGGGGGCAGGTCCTGGTTCCTCGGGGCCAGGGCTGAGGGCAGACAGGCGTCCTTACTCGAGGAGGGGGCTGGGTTGTCTTTGTGGCTGGTTCCTGCTCGCCCTTCTTCGGCCTCCCCCATCCCGAGGGACGACTCTCCGTCTTTGTTATTGGAGTAGGAGATGTAGGAGTAGCGGAGCCACTTGTAAGCTTTGTAAATCTTTCGCTCGACCGACTCCACATCGGAAGTTGGGGAGGTGCGGCTCTGCTGGATCTctagggtgctggcatcccgctCGGGGGAAGAGGCAGGGGAGGACGACAGGTCGTCCACCTTGATCTGGGGGTAGTCGTAGTTATCTTCTCCAATGTAGGTGTTGGCAGGCTTGCCGGGGGCCCCGGGCCTCTCCTCCCTGGGCGTCttctgccggcgccgcatggcATTCCGCTGCCGGGTGGAGGTGCGGCGCTCATTCAGCTCCTCCTCGTCCTCCGAGCTGCTGGAGCTACTGGAGCTGCTGGACTCGTCTTCGGGGCTGGGTGACCGGGGCCGGGGAAAGAGATCCGTGTCCAGTTCCACCTCACAGGCGTTCTCTTCAGAGTCAGACTCATTGGAGAGGGCCAGCAGGCGCTTGTCCTGGTAGCGCCGCAGGGCTGACAGGCGCTGCTGGCGAGAGGCTGCATCCTCACATGTGGGCGTCGGCGGAGTGGATGCCACCGTGTTTGTGGTGGTGACCCGCAGGGGCCCCAGGTGGAAGGCGCTGTCGGCAGACTCGTCcacggtggggggcggggagcggggcaGTGAGGCTGAGGACTCGGAGTCAGTATAGCCTGAGCGCTCGCTGACGCCGGCGTGCAGCTGGAGGATGGTGCTCTCGCTGAGGTCGCTGTCAGAGTCGGAGCTCCAGCCCTCAATCTCTCGGCGCACCAGGGAGTCAAAGAAGGCCATCATGCGGGGGTCCTCCTGGACCGACTGGTTGGCATAGTCATGCGACAGGCCGCTCCCGCTGTTCAGCACGAGGCTGATGTACTCTTCGTGGGTGTAGAGGCAGCGGGAGTCATCCTCGATCCGACCGTCGAGGTCTCCAGTACATCCCGGCTGCTTGTACGGGCTCCAGATCTGCAGGGAAGGTGAAGAGAGCAGCAGTGAGGACGGTGGGAAAGCAGCCTACAGCTAATGGTGACGTAGAGCGCCCAGGCCGAGCTTCCCAGACCCTGCCTGCTGCTGAGCCAGGATGGCAACCAGCTGTTAAAAATACATTCTTTCCAAGACTGGATCATGTGAGCTGCACAGGAGAACCGAGGCTTCCAGAGGCGGATGCAGGGACAAAGTGTGGTCTAGGACATGGTCTTAGCCTCCTGCCAGAATCCCAGAGTCCCATCCCCAGGCCCAGGATGGTCACAGGCTGGCTCCCCACAcgctccctcccctccagctccTCTCTTAGCAGTTCAGACACCATTGATCATAACCTCAGGGGATGGGGAAGACTTTAAGGTATCGGCCACAGTGTCAGAAACTTCCACCAGACTGAGGCTGTGCACTGAGAGGTGGAAACAGACCCGCAGTCAGTGCTCTGTGACAGTTAATATTGAGCCTATAGCTCCACTTCCCCCAACTGCAACACTGCTATTTTTAACTAATGGGAGTTGCTTGCTGGAGTGTGATAAGAATAGCCAAGGGCCTATACTGCGGATACAAGCATCAGCTACCCAGGGAACTGCTTTCTCTTAACCAGGGAGTACCTGGCTGGCTCCACAGCTCCTCTGTTAGCTGAGGGAACAGGTAAGACACATGGTCCCTGGAGTGGTGACTGCAGCCCTTGACATCCTCTACTCCTTGGTCATAGCTAAAAAGCAGCAGAACTAACGCTTCAACACAGGCCTGATTCAAAGGCGTAACTTTATAAGTTGGATAAGTTATGCAAAAACCAAGCTCAGGGTAATTAAGCTGTCATGGCAGATGAGACCGATCAGCTCCACCTGAGTGCCAGGCTGGTCCTGAGCAGCAGAGAGTCTCAGTTACATCAGCCTGTAGCCATGGCAACTCCATGCACTTCCAGGCGATCTGCCTGCCTGACAGGCTGGTGTCTATCTTTAGATGGCACCCAACAGAAAACAATGGCCTtcactcctcttcttcctccaagACAGAGACATTGTTTTCCCAAAGGTATCTGAGGGCAGATTCACCTCCTTGTGAGAACTTCCCTGAGGCTCATGCCTGCCATGCTTTACCAGGTgatgcctggaggaggtggctctTTCAAGTACCCCAGGTCAAAGGGGCTGAAGAGACCTTCTAGTCAGCTTCTCCCCACTATTCCCAGCTCAGAGTCACTCCTTCAGGTTACTCCCCGCCCACAACTGCTCGGATCTCTTCCCTCTCCAGTGTCCTAGTCTCACCCTGCAGAGTTGGAGACAATGGTTCCCACATTCTGGTGGTGAACAATGGCTAATTACAGTGCTGACTGACTGCCAAGAGCTGACTTAGTAAGTCTTAGATAGGTACCAGGACTGTgcattaaaaacatttcaaaaaatctatttttaacttatttgaaaggcagaaagagtcaGAGATCTGCCAGTcgctgctttgctccccaaatgcccacaacaagtgAGTGTGGGCCAATCcaccaaaaccagaagcccaaactccatctgggtttcccacataggtggcagggacccaagtacttgagtcatcacctgctgcctcccagggtgtgtattagcaggaagctggaattccaagtggagccaggactaaaTTCAGGCAGGACCActagggatgcaggcattccaagtggcatcttaaccactgtgccaaatgcctgtcttgACTATGCATTTTTGACAAGCACTCGAGATGTGAGTAAGTAGGTGGGCCACCTTTTCAGAAACACTGGAATATAGTTAGCAGCAAATAAAAGGTTTGTCTAAAGGGATTCTCAAATTCTTTGTGAGACTCAGTGTTTGGGAAACACTGAGACATGGTCTCCAACACAAGACTCAAACTACAAATGACTCTCTCTGCAAATAGATGTCTGAAGGAATAAGAGTTCGGTGGCTCAGAGAAGTTGAGGGATCCAAAAAGGCAAAGCCCTTGGGCATTTTCGGACTTTATTCTTAATTCTGAACAAATCTTTCATCTCCACGTTTAAAACTAGTAAAATGTTATTAACTGCACTCTTTAATATGAAGACAGATCTACTTGTATTTCACAGAGACTCAGACTTTGTGGTGAGACGCTGCTAACTGCTCAGAGCTACTTTGAAGACTGCTCGATCGCTCTCCACCCAGCCTCCCACACTGCCACTTGAGGAATGAGGATCGCAACAGGGAAAGTCAGCTTTCATCGGGCTCTGGAATGCACTGGGCTGAGGTAGGGTGCTCATTCCTGAAGACTGGAGTAATGGAACAGACGGTGGAGAGGCAGGGCTGAGTGTGGTTCCCACTCAATTCCTAGCTGGCTGGTGACCTGGGGTGAAGCTCAGCTCCCTCGGCGAAAGAGCTAATTAGATGAGTCTCATCCGACACTGGATCCCAGGCAAAATCTGCGCTCTTCAATGACTGGAAGTACAAAGCTGCAGGAGCAGAcagagcaggtggcagccccaggTCCATCACCCGTCACAGCCCTGTGCAAATCACTGCACCCTTCAAAGTCCCTGTCTAGGGCTGGTACTATGGaaaagtaggttaagcctccacctgcggtgccagcatcacatatgggctgcttcacttctgatccagctctctgctatggcctgggaaagcagtagaaggtggctcaagtacctgggcccctgcactcacatgggagacccaggagaagctcctggctcctggtttcacatcgGCCCAGcttttgccattgcagccatttggggggaaaaTCAGTAGGTGgcaggcctctctgtctctccatttctctatctgtaactttgcctctcaaataaataaatcttaaaaaaaaaacaagtcccTGTCTGTCACTTGCAGAATGAGAATGATGAAATGACAGCCTATATACCACCCCGCCCAAAGCACTAACACATGTGGTGCTTTCTCAATAACTCAaccagaggctttttttttttttaaagatttatttgaaaggcagtgacacacGGAGAGGCAACTTCCATCTATAGGTTCACTCCTTAAACAGCTGCAATGGGTCcaaagctgtgccaggctgaagccaggagccaggagcttcacccaggtttcccacatgggtgctagagcttaagaacttgggccattctctgctgctttcccaggtgcattagcagggagctggactagaagtggagcagccaggacttaaaccagtgcccatatggatgccagtgctgtaggtgctggctttatctgctacaccacagtgctggttccaacCAGAAAGTTTTAGACCTACGCTCACAGAGACCCTGACACCAGAAGTACTGACTGTTCCTATTACCTTGGTCCTCATCCTTAAAACAGCAATTGCACTTGGGAAATTATTCATTCCTTTATTctgaaaatcagcaactcagaagtgaagcaatgAAAACAACTTCCTGTTACGTGCTGAGCGTGACTAGACATGCCTCCTCGTGGGCAACAAGGTTCataagaaaagcaaaaggaaggaaggacagctTTCTCTCCAAGCCCAGCAGAACGTTTAGCCCCAGGGGGTGTGAGAAAAAGGATGCAGTTCAATTCTTGTTCAAAAGTTAGCAAAATGGGGAGCAATTAAGTGATAGGTGTTTGAGCCACACAGGTGACCACAGCATACCTGTGGCTCCCAACCCTCTTCCTGCTGgttgttatttaaatatttatttgaaaggcagagtaacagagagagaggagaggtagaacgagagtgagagagccagagagagagagagagaatcttttatctgctgattctctcctcctaatggccacaacagccagggctggggccaggccaaagccaggagccaggagcttcttctgggtctcctacctgggtgcagaggcccaaggacttggggcatcttctactgctatcccagatgcatcagcagggagctggatgggaagtggagcagccaggacttgcacctgcacccatatgtgatgctggcaccttGGGCGgagaatgctgacactgcaggtggcagcttaaccctctatgccacaaagccagccctcgTTATAAGGAAGTTAGAAAATTGTCCATCGACTGAGAAAAACTGCACAGATAAGGTACTAGATTGCTACCCAAGGGCTTCCCTACTTCCTAGTCCAGCTTCCAAGACCCTCTGGGCCTATCTCCAGCTCCCCTTTCCAGCGTGTATCTTTGTCTTCCCTTCTGGTTCTTTTCACTTTGGCCAAACATGTGGATTTTCTAAACACGTCCTGGGCTTTGCTGCTTCTGGACAcaaagcctggcacacagcagacagaagaggcCAGCATCGCGCTCGGTCTCATCCATTTCCCACCTCCCTTCCTGAAATGCTTTACCCCCACACCATTCCCAGGAGAGCACATTCTTGGAGGATGGCACTGAGAGCAAAGCGAAGCATGCCAGAGCTTTTCGCCTTGCCTGTCACTATGGTCATTTGTATAGACTCCAGGTTTCAAGTGGCTAAATATGCCTCCTGGTGGGGCAGGATTCAGATCCCATGGGAACCTGCAAGCAGTGAGCTCATAGTTCAGTCTGGATAACCTCACAGGGaaaacattttcttctctttctcctctgagAACCTGGCTAGTTTCCAACTTATGACCTTTAGGGTAAAGACTTCAGTTGCCTAAACAATAATTGGGGAGATTTAGCCCAGAAGCATCCCTGAGTGCATGGCCAAGCAGGGCTTTCTCTTCTAAAGGAGATGCCTAAGCAGACAGCTCCCACAGAGAGGATGACGTCAGCAGGCCCCGAGAGGACACGTTACAGTGCCAACCCATGAGTCAGAGGccaagggagaaggaaaagcaaCGCAAGGCAAAGGGCCATTTCAGTGACTGCCCAAGTGATGGACCTGAGACGCTCATGTCCAGCAGGGGCACTGGCATGGCAGACATGGTGGGACACTGGGAAGACCAA
The nucleotide sequence above comes from Oryctolagus cuniculus chromosome 20, mOryCun1.1, whole genome shotgun sequence. Encoded proteins:
- the DCAF5 gene encoding DDB1- and CUL4-associated factor 5 isoform X2, whose translation is MKRRAGLGGSMRSVVGFLSQRGLHGDPLLTQDFQRRRLRGCRNLYKKDLLGHFGCVNAIEFSNNGGQWLVSGGDDRRVLLWHMEQAIHSRVKPIQLKGEHHSNIFCLAFNSGNTKVFSGGNDEQVILHDVESETLDVFAHEDAVYGLSVSPVNDNIFASSSDDGRVLIWDIRESPHGEPFCLANYPSAFHSVMFNPVEPRLLATANSKEGVGLWDIRKPQSSLLRYGGNLSLQSAMSVRFNSNGTQLLALRRRLPPVLYDIHSRLPVFQFDNQGYFNSCTMKSCCFAGDRDQYILSGSDDFNLYMWRIPADPEAGGIGRVVNGAFMVLKGHRSIVNQVRFNPHTYMICSSGVEKIIKIWSPYKQPGCTGDLDGRIEDDSRCLYTHEEYISLVLNSGSGLSHDYANQSVQEDPRMMAFFDSLVRREIEGWSSDSDSDLSESTILQLHAGVSERSGYTDSESSASLPRSPPPTVDESADSAFHLGPLRVTTTNTVASTPPTPTCEDAASRQQRLSALRRYQDKRLLALSNESDSEENACEVELDTDLFPRPRSPSPEDESSSSSSSSSSEDEEELNERRTSTRQRNAMRRRQKTPREERPGAPGKPANTYIGEDNYDYPQIKVDDLSSSPASSPERDASTLEIQQSRTSPTSDVESVERKIYKAYKWLRYSYISYSNNKDGESSLGMGEAEEGRAGTSHKDNPAPSSSKDACLPSALAPRNQDLPPEGCSRDAYKEGTSRNPSSGPGQEHGNRPCADAQEGASQDASSAGSLEHSFETKKLNGKALSKALSSRAEEPPSPPVPKASGSTLNSGSGGCPRTQSDDSEERGLDTICANHNNGRLHPRPPHPHNNGQNSGELEAVTCSSPGHSDADHDNSSLAGTLVHKDCCGSEMACETPSAGTREDPTDPAATDSGRAVHGHSGLKRHRVELEDADSENSSSEKKLKT
- the DCAF5 gene encoding DDB1- and CUL4-associated factor 5 isoform X1 — encoded protein: MKRRAGLGGSMRSVVGFLSQRGLHGDPLLTQDFQRRRLRGCRNLYKKDLLGHFGCVNAIEFSNNGGQWLVSGGDDRRVLLWHMEQAIHSRVKPIQLKGEHHSNIFCLAFNSGNTKVFSGGNDEQVILHDVESSETLDVFAHEDAVYGLSVSPVNDNIFASSSDDGRVLIWDIRESPHGEPFCLANYPSAFHSVMFNPVEPRLLATANSKEGVGLWDIRKPQSSLLRYGGNLSLQSAMSVRFNSNGTQLLALRRRLPPVLYDIHSRLPVFQFDNQGYFNSCTMKSCCFAGDRDQYILSGSDDFNLYMWRIPADPEAGGIGRVVNGAFMVLKGHRSIVNQVRFNPHTYMICSSGVEKIIKIWSPYKQPGCTGDLDGRIEDDSRCLYTHEEYISLVLNSGSGLSHDYANQSVQEDPRMMAFFDSLVRREIEGWSSDSDSDLSESTILQLHAGVSERSGYTDSESSASLPRSPPPTVDESADSAFHLGPLRVTTTNTVASTPPTPTCEDAASRQQRLSALRRYQDKRLLALSNESDSEENACEVELDTDLFPRPRSPSPEDESSSSSSSSSSEDEEELNERRTSTRQRNAMRRRQKTPREERPGAPGKPANTYIGEDNYDYPQIKVDDLSSSPASSPERDASTLEIQQSRTSPTSDVESVERKIYKAYKWLRYSYISYSNNKDGESSLGMGEAEEGRAGTSHKDNPAPSSSKDACLPSALAPRNQDLPPEGCSRDAYKEGTSRNPSSGPGQEHGNRPCADAQEGASQDASSAGSLEHSFETKKLNGKALSKALSSRAEEPPSPPVPKASGSTLNSGSGGCPRTQSDDSEERGLDTICANHNNGRLHPRPPHPHNNGQNSGELEAVTCSSPGHSDADHDNSSLAGTLVHKDCCGSEMACETPSAGTREDPTDPAATDSGRAVHGHSGLKRHRVELEDADSENSSSEKKLKT
- the DCAF5 gene encoding DDB1- and CUL4-associated factor 5 isoform X4, whose translation is MEQAIHSRVKPIQLKGEHHSNIFCLAFNSGNTKVFSGGNDEQVILHDVESETLDVFAHEDAVYGLSVSPVNDNIFASSSDDGRVLIWDIRESPHGEPFCLANYPSAFHSVMFNPVEPRLLATANSKEGVGLWDIRKPQSSLLRYGGNLSLQSAMSVRFNSNGTQLLALRRRLPPVLYDIHSRLPVFQFDNQGYFNSCTMKSCCFAGDRDQYILSGSDDFNLYMWRIPADPEAGGIGRVVNGAFMVLKGHRSIVNQVRFNPHTYMICSSGVEKIIKIWSPYKQPGCTGDLDGRIEDDSRCLYTHEEYISLVLNSGSGLSHDYANQSVQEDPRMMAFFDSLVRREIEGWSSDSDSDLSESTILQLHAGVSERSGYTDSESSASLPRSPPPTVDESADSAFHLGPLRVTTTNTVASTPPTPTCEDAASRQQRLSALRRYQDKRLLALSNESDSEENACEVELDTDLFPRPRSPSPEDESSSSSSSSSSEDEEELNERRTSTRQRNAMRRRQKTPREERPGAPGKPANTYIGEDNYDYPQIKVDDLSSSPASSPERDASTLEIQQSRTSPTSDVESVERKIYKAYKWLRYSYISYSNNKDGESSLGMGEAEEGRAGTSHKDNPAPSSSKDACLPSALAPRNQDLPPEGCSRDAYKEGTSRNPSSGPGQEHGNRPCADAQEGASQDASSAGSLEHSFETKKLNGKALSKALSSRAEEPPSPPVPKASGSTLNSGSGGCPRTQSDDSEERGLDTICANHNNGRLHPRPPHPHNNGQNSGELEAVTCSSPGHSDADHDNSSLAGTLVHKDCCGSEMACETPSAGTREDPTDPAATDSGRAVHGHSGLKRHRVELEDADSENSSSEKKLKT
- the DCAF5 gene encoding DDB1- and CUL4-associated factor 5 isoform X3; protein product: MEQAIHSRVKPIQLKGEHHSNIFCLAFNSGNTKVFSGGNDEQVILHDVESSETLDVFAHEDAVYGLSVSPVNDNIFASSSDDGRVLIWDIRESPHGEPFCLANYPSAFHSVMFNPVEPRLLATANSKEGVGLWDIRKPQSSLLRYGGNLSLQSAMSVRFNSNGTQLLALRRRLPPVLYDIHSRLPVFQFDNQGYFNSCTMKSCCFAGDRDQYILSGSDDFNLYMWRIPADPEAGGIGRVVNGAFMVLKGHRSIVNQVRFNPHTYMICSSGVEKIIKIWSPYKQPGCTGDLDGRIEDDSRCLYTHEEYISLVLNSGSGLSHDYANQSVQEDPRMMAFFDSLVRREIEGWSSDSDSDLSESTILQLHAGVSERSGYTDSESSASLPRSPPPTVDESADSAFHLGPLRVTTTNTVASTPPTPTCEDAASRQQRLSALRRYQDKRLLALSNESDSEENACEVELDTDLFPRPRSPSPEDESSSSSSSSSSEDEEELNERRTSTRQRNAMRRRQKTPREERPGAPGKPANTYIGEDNYDYPQIKVDDLSSSPASSPERDASTLEIQQSRTSPTSDVESVERKIYKAYKWLRYSYISYSNNKDGESSLGMGEAEEGRAGTSHKDNPAPSSSKDACLPSALAPRNQDLPPEGCSRDAYKEGTSRNPSSGPGQEHGNRPCADAQEGASQDASSAGSLEHSFETKKLNGKALSKALSSRAEEPPSPPVPKASGSTLNSGSGGCPRTQSDDSEERGLDTICANHNNGRLHPRPPHPHNNGQNSGELEAVTCSSPGHSDADHDNSSLAGTLVHKDCCGSEMACETPSAGTREDPTDPAATDSGRAVHGHSGLKRHRVELEDADSENSSSEKKLKT